One window of Alosa sapidissima isolate fAloSap1 chromosome 21, fAloSap1.pri, whole genome shotgun sequence genomic DNA carries:
- the LOC121695983 gene encoding CMP-N-acetylneuraminate-beta-galactosamide-alpha-2,3-sialyltransferase 1-like — protein MSLLKLRKFRALTLLFCVITFTTVLFNYTLRDPSGYFLKYAFRLSDSLFPKGPCGCRRCLADLEDDPWFAERFNQSFHPLMSRKGSLLTDDTYRWWQWLQAEKQPANFSEVVDKLFQIIPDKEFYMDSGPDRCRTCSVVGNSGNLKDSHYGPLIDASDFVIRMNQAPTEGFEEDVGRRTTHHLMYPESAVDLDNRTCLILIPFKTLDLEWLISALTTGTITYTYLPVIANIKASKEKVMVYSPSFFKYVYDTWLDGHGRYPSTGFLTLMFAIHVCDEVSVYGFGADQNGNWHHYWEDNLLGGAFRHTGVHDGDYEYNVTMLLADKHKIKLFKGS, from the exons ATGTCTCTGCTCAAGCTGCGAAAATTCCGGGCCCTGACCCTCCTCTTCTGCGTCATTACATTCACCACGGTGCTGTTCAACTACACACTCCGCGATCCGTCCGGCTACTTCCTCAAGTACGCCTTCCGCCTGTCCGACAGCCTCTTTCCCAAGGGCCCATGTGGCTGCAGGCGGTGCCTGGCAGACCTGGAGGATGACCCCTGGTTCGCCGAGAGGTTCAACCAGTCCTTCCACCCGCTGATGTCCAGGAAGGGAAGTTTGCTCACCGACGACACCTATAGATGGTGGCAG TGGCTGCAGGCTGAGAAGCAGCCAGCCAACTTTAGTGAGGTGGTGGACAAGCTCTTCCAGATCATTCCGGATAAGGAGTTCTACATGGACTCCGGGCCGGACCGCTGCCGGACCTGTTCTGTGGTGGGAAACTCTGGGAACCTCAAGGACTCTCACTACGGTCCTCTCATTGATGCTAGCGATTTTGTCATCAG GATGAACCAGGCTCCTACCGAGGGTTTTGAGGAGGACGTGGGACGCAGGACCACCCATCACCTCATGTACCCTGAGAGTGCCGTGGACCTGGACAACAGGACCTGCCTCATCCTCATCCCATTCAAGACCTTGGACCTAGAGTGGCTCATCAGCGCTCTGACCACTGGCACCATCACGTA TACATATTTACCTGTCATCGCAAACATAAAGGCCAGCAAGGAAAAG GTGATGGTGTACAGTCCCAGCTTTTTCAAGTATGTCTATGACACATGGCTGGATGGCCATGGCAGATATCCCTCCACAGGGTTTCTCACTCTCATGTTCGCCATTCATGTGTGTGATGAG GTGAGCGTGTATGGGTTTGGAGCAGACCAGAATGGAAACTGGCACCATTACTGGGAAGACAACCTCTTGGGAGGCGCTTTCCGCCACACTGGTGTCCATGACGGAGATTATGAGTACAACGTTACTATGCTGTTGGCAGACAAACACAAGATCAAGCTGTTCAAAGGGAGCTGA
- the xkr8.3 gene encoding XK-related protein 8.3: MDCSPFSKYSWLDFLFSVIGVCAYVFDVGSDMWVAKEFYCHGEFIWFGVLVGLMVLSSVVIQMFSWFWFKYDRDLENFEVKTAPEKFLFCGQRRVKVSCCLHVLQLGFFFRHLTAIWQGFRVWWRGQQGSEYAVYLVHDLSMLRLIETFCESAPQLTLMAYIMLFTNQARTIQCVSVVASTTSIAWMVVDYHRSLRSFLPDKAKQAWASSVIYFLWNLLLIAPRVACVALFTSVLSHYIALHFLLVWPTLVLWAWRQGTDFMDSPAGERLYRATVGLIWYFSWFNVAEGSTRVRSIIYHSFMIADGAILLVTWWYYRDTELTQSYAIIMVLAIPVCYTLGLLLKTLYYCYFHPKLWRPQDKRGGKLEPDGSMSVSCMAMSTQTDTPSEPHNKRMARHARIFYTAGVDTSEMGQINRREGKT; the protein is encoded by the exons ATGGACTGTTCTCCCTTCTCAAAATATTCATGGCTGGATTTTCTTTTCAGTGTGATTGGTGTCTGCGCCTATGTGTTCGATGTCGGTTCCGATATGTGGGTTGCCAAAGAGTTCTACTGCCATGGAGAGTTCATTTGGTTCGGAGTGTTAGTTGGTCTCATGGTTCTGTCGTCTGTGGTCATCCAGATGTTTAGCTGGTTTTGGTTCAAATACGACAGAGATTTAGAAAACTTCGAGGTGAAAACAGCACCAGAGAAATTTTTGTTTTGCGGCCAGAGGCGTGTGAAGGTCTCGTGTTGTCTGCACGTTTTGCAACTTGGATTCTTCTTCAG GCATCTTACTGCCATTTGGCAGGGCTTCCGCGTGTGGTGGAGAGGCCAGCAGGGCTCGGAGTATGCCGTGTACTTGGTCCACGACCTCAGCATGCTGCGGCTCATCGAGACCTTTTGTGAGAGTGCACCTCAACTGACCCTAATGGCCTACATCATGCTCTTCACTAACCAGGCCAGGACCATCCAGT GTGTGAGTGTGGTTGCCTCTACGACATCTATTGCCTGGATGGTGGTGGACTACCACCGTTCCCTGCGTTCCTTCCTCCCCGACAAGGCCAAGCAAGCCTGGGCGTCATCGGTGATCTACTTCCTGTGGAATCTGCTGCTGATCGCGCCCCGCGTAGCTTGCGTGGCCCTTTTCACCTCCGTCCTGTCCCACTACATTGCCCTCCACTTCCTGCTGGTCTGGCCCACACTGGTCCTCTGGGCCTGGCGCCAGGGGACCGACTTCATGGACAGCCCGGCCGGAGAGCGGCTGTACCGGGCCACCGTAGGACTCATCTGGTACTTCAGCTGGTTCAACGTGGCGGAGGGGTCCACCAGGGTCAGGAGTATCATCTACCACTCCTTCATGATAGCGGACGGTGCCATCCTGCTGGTCACGTGGTGGTACTACAGGGACACAGAACTGACCCAGTCGTACGCCATCATCATGGTCCTGGCCATTCCCGtctgctacactctggggctgCTGTTGAAGACTCTATACTACTGCTACTTCCATCCTAAGCTGTGGAGACCCCAGGACAAGAGGGGCGGGAAGCTGGAGCCAGATGGATCTATGTCTGTGTCCTGTATGGCCATgtccacacagacagatactcCTTCTGAGCCGCATAACAAGAGAATGGCTAGACACGCCAGAATTTTTTACACTGCCGGTGTCGACACATCCGAGATGGGTCAGATCAACAGACGTGAAGGCAAAACATAG